The Pseudomonadota bacterium genome contains a region encoding:
- a CDS encoding chitosanase, with protein sequence MTILEKKDLIQKVINVFETGTPEGKYDMLVIYDDGVNDSYQITFGRSQTTEQGNLGKLVDMYIENGGAYADDFVPYLEKIGIEPLADDEKFKNLLLDAARKDQIMRDTQDSFFDKHYWEPAVEWAQRNGFKLPLSMLVIYDSYIHSGRIPMFLRKRFMEYPPSGGGDEKKWTGSYVETRHQWLKYHEKKILRKTIYRTQTFLNEIQKNNWELNDLPINANGVNVG encoded by the coding sequence ATGACTATTTTAGAAAAAAAAGATCTTATCCAGAAAGTTATAAATGTGTTTGAAACTGGAACACCGGAAGGTAAATATGACATGCTTGTAATCTATGATGATGGCGTTAATGATTCTTATCAGATTACATTTGGGCGAAGCCAGACAACAGAACAGGGCAATCTTGGCAAGCTTGTTGATATGTACATAGAAAACGGTGGTGCATATGCTGATGATTTTGTACCATACTTAGAAAAAATTGGTATCGAACCACTTGCCGATGATGAAAAGTTTAAAAATCTGCTCCTGGATGCTGCCCGAAAAGACCAAATTATGCGTGATACTCAGGACAGCTTTTTTGATAAACACTACTGGGAACCTGCTGTAGAGTGGGCACAAAGAAACGGGTTTAAATTGCCGCTAAGCATGCTTGTAATTTATGATTCCTATATTCATTCGGGACGCATCCCGATGTTTTTGCGAAAACGGTTTATGGAGTATCCTCCTTCAGGTGGCGGGGATGAAAAAAAATGGACCGGTTCTTATGTGGAAACACGTCACCAATGGCTAAAATATCATGAAAAAAAAATCCTTCGCAAAACTATCTATCGCACACAAACCTTTTTAAACGAAATACAAAAGAATAACTGGGAATTAAATGATCTTCCGATAAATGCCAATGGAGTAAATGTAGGGTAG